The segment TACACTGCACTTTGTCTTTAAATCTTCAGGATTTAAACATTTGACACCGTGTAAGTATAGTGTAGATTTGGATTCATGGTTTTTGGAAAGAAGCCAGATCCTTTGGAGCCGTTTCTTTCATAAAGCCATTCAAAGCCGTTTTAATGATTTAGTAtgttttataccctttttttgtcaaagaaaccccCTTTTTTTTCATGGCACAAACTACAATGATGTGATATTTTCCCTCCAAAACTCGAAAGTTaagtatttgatgtgaagtagttggagctttgaataggtcaatacatcacaacaacattgattttgattcataataATGGTTTGAGAATTAGCcgttttaaatataaaaaaagaaaaatgacatTAGACGACCTTTGGACCCAttagggtcccactcataaaagtgttaaaagtaagtcatgaataaattattatttttttttttacttttaacgcgtatctctgtagatcaacttcagatctattcattcatattaagttgttgttttttttttaaatatatatttttatgttatttttttatttgtatttttttttataaatgtctaatgataatgtcaatgaggaattttcaatcactgctatgtcaaaattgttactaatattgatacttttgttgatctattttgtttcactacttttggattgttctgtgtcgtgtttgtttgTCCTCTTAATAGCTCCGTTTATTGctgttttgagtgttgctgggtcgggtttggttttggaattggattgcattgttatggtattgctgtgtattgttttgttggattgaataaaaaaaataaaaataccgtatttccttgaattgccgcagggcatatagtatgcgcctgccttgaattactgccgggtcaaactcgcttcgcaaaataattagcgcatgcttagtattacagcttggtcaaactcgtgacgtcacgggtgatacttcccctgtcatcattttcaaaatggaggaggctgatttcaataccggtaatttgaaatcgcatagagggaagaagattaagagctattcagtagtatttaaggtccaagcttacatcacactcaaatttgtgatgcatacctttggtaagtgccggagtgagaagagatttttaaataattagcgcatgcttacttttaccacatgcctttggtaagcgtaggagtgagaagaggttttaaattaattagcgctactgcggcaattcaaggaagtacggtatatatttttttcgtattttttttgttactttgaatttacaaccccctggcgctgtttttatattgttttgtaatgttttatactattGTTAAACTTAttctgattattgtttctcaactATATGTAAATgtcaataaataaacattttttttaaaaaaagagaaaataaagtggtcctcttGTAAAACTAgagcctccgtgtttgttattttatagttttatacagtataggcgacttATACAAACCCTCGGTTACACTATTTTAAATATTACGTATTATTGATGAACATTGATCATTAATAGGCTAATATGATTCACTCGTAACTTAGGTGGCTGACCATAGTACTTACCAGCAAAATAAAGCTAAAGAACTTGACTACTTATTTGAAGaaatattgtaaaaacaatttGGCAACATATTTAAgcaaaaaaattgttaaataGGTTCGAAATTACCTTCGGTGGCACATGTTAGAAAATCAGCAAGTCCCTTTACACCTGTTTACCTGACAGGCCGCCATTTGGAGGAACATCCGGGTattttggtcacatgacaccttGGTATTTTGGTCACATGACAACAAGTTTCCCTCTTACAATCGCCCCTCGTTTATCGCGGTTTATTGAATTTGACTATTTTCATAACTagagcatttgaaaaaaaaaatgtttacgacTGGTGGCCAAATGCAGCACCcctctgaaagggacaagcggtagaaaatggatgaatgaatgaatacctTTTTCAACCTTAAAAATATAGCAATGCTGGCTGAGGCTAAGCCAATGAGTGGACACGATACTGAACAGTGCACTCTGATTGGTTGAAGAGCCGTTTAAAAGACAGCCtcttaattattataattttatttttttaaatgaagaaaaCAATCACTGGCAGTAGTTATAAGATAAGATGTGGAACTGGATCATTTAAATTTACACAAATTTTACTTTACTGGTGGGAATTATTTTTAAATATCGGctataatttaatttttttaaattttgttttcttTGTAAACAGTGCTTTTGACTGTGACATATTTATttagactgcgatgaggtggcgacttgtccagggtgtaccccgctttccgcccgattgtagctgagataggcaccagcgatcccaaagggaataagcggtagaaaatgaatggatggatggatgggctataatttgtatttatttattttgttttcattgcAAACAGTACTATCCTTTTGACTGTGACATATTTATTTAGACTgagatgaggttgcgacttgtccagggtttaccccgacttccgcccgaatgcagctgagatagtgaagtgtgaagtgaattatatttatatagcgcttttctttagtgactcaaagcgcttcacatagtgaaacccaatatctatgttgcatttaaaccagtgtgggtggcactgggagcaggtgggtaaagtgtcttgctcaaggacacaacggcagtgactaggatggcagaagcaggaatcgaacctgcaacccccaagttgctggcacagccactctaccaaccgagctataccgccccaataggctccagcgaccccctgcaaccctgaaaaaaagggacaagcggtagaaaatggatggatggatatttatttagAATTTTCCTTAaccttaaaatctttttttttaaaaacattttagcattataaaaatacacaaatgagtaatctgcgatgaggtggcgacttgtccagggtgtacaccgccttacgcccgattgtagctgagataggcaccagcgccccccgcgacccaaagggacaagcggtagcaaatggatggatggatggacaaatgagtaataataaaatgtatttctgtatatAGAaagtaagaataaaaactaaaataataaaaatatcaataggaAAATATACAATATGCTTGAAGTACTTtacatatgaagtgaagtgaattgtatttatatagcgcttttctctagcgactcaaagcgctttacaccgtgaaacccaatatctaagttacatttaaaccagtgtgggtgacactggggtaaagtgtcttgctcaaggacacgacggcagtgactaggatggcggaagcgggaatcgatcctggaactctcaagttgctggcacggccactctaccaaccgagttatgccgGTATTAGAAGAAATAACCTAAAACGTTGatacaaataaatacacaaataaaaacaattaaaagtaacaacaacaaaaatcaataaaaagtaATTAAAGATGTTACTATCTTTTCTTGAAACCTTACTAATTTTTTGTTCCAGTTGGCAGTTTGGTGACGCTATAGCTGCAttagcgtaaaaaaaaaaaaaagtctctcaAATGAATGGCTCGCAACTGCTAATCAAACCTCATCGTTCACTTTAAAGAGCCTGTTAAAGGTTGCCCTCCAGCGTTTTCTTCTGACCACCAATTACCGACATGACAGCCCGGTTCAGGTTCACAATACGGTTTTATTTCATATTAAAGTCTGTCTTTAGCTTTCCAGCAATGGTTCTTGTGTCCGTCTCAGGTTCGCTCGCTCTCGCtcttgctccagctccaaccacACTCtcctcccgactgctgccttttaacagagtgacaggtgattaaataacctGGCCCAGGTgagccatccacgcacctgtcgctgatctcgaagccggtcctggcacaacccgcttcgctgcaggtccgcaggccacgtccccctccaaagagccgttcaaaagacttgaATTGTTTGCGAACCTCACATCTCTACACTACTTCTGTAGTCAGGGCTGCCTTAATGCACAAGCATACCTGTGTTCCCACCCAATCAGAAGCCTGTGATTTTGACGACAGAACGCAATGATTGGTGTTCATAACTTTCAATCACAGACAGCTCTGCGTCGTGTAGCGAGTGTGGGAATTTTTTCTCAGCTGCGTTGTTTCTTTCCCACTACTCCGTGTGGGACGCGAACCCATGTGTGAGAGGTGAACGTGCTGACTACTCGGCTAAAAGTCGCAAAAGAGATGTTACCATGAACGAAATAATTTGAAGAAATTGgcagtattgatattttttgtcaATTGAACCATGTTTATTTGTGAAAATTAGTAATTTAGGTTAAAAATCTTGTAGTATCTGCctgaaataataatttttaaaaaatcagtaATGTAACTAATAGTCATAATATTTGAAGCGCGATGTGGCGAAGAACGACTGTAACAGTGACTTGCAGTGAACTATACACAaggtgaggcatagatacttttggagggtttttttttacttaaattcctATGAACAGTTCTcaccattgttgatttaggttgcacattagaataaCAGGAAAACGAAGGGAGTAATttactttcataaaaacgttattatAATGATAtgacaaattggtccaaaaagtatttgaaaaagtagtttttgaaTACTTGTTGGGCCCATTTTCtttgaacaaaataaatcaagtattgtgagtgtatctcatcttactgtatttgtatctgaagcagcaataacacccacaaacgctggcttactctaagacagaggtcaccaacgtggtgcccgcaggaccagatgagtcgcccgctggcctgttgtaaaaatagctcaaatagcaacacttaccagtgagctgcctctatttttcttaatttatttatttactagcaagctggtctcgctttgctcgacatttttaattctaagagagacaaaactcaaatagaatttgaaaatccaagaaaatattttaaagacttggtcttcacttgtttaaataaattcatttatttttttactttgcttcttataactttcagaaagacaattttagagaaaaaatacaaccttaaaaatgattttaggatttttaaacacatataccgttttaccttttaaattcgttcctcttctttcctgacaatttaaatcaatgttcaagtattttttttaattattattgtaaagaataataaatacattttaatttaatccttcattttagcttctgtttttacgacggagaatatttgtgaaatatttcttcaaacttattatgattaaaatgaaaaaaaaatattctggcaaatctgtagaatcacatttaaatattattttaaagttttttgaatttcttttaaaatttttgttctggaaaatctagaagaaataatgatttgtctttgttagaaatatagcttggtccaatctgTGATATATTCTAACACggtgcggattggattttaacgtatttaaaatatgtcatcaaaattctaaaattaatcttaatcaggaaaaaatactaatgatgttccataaaatcttttttaaattttttcaaaaagattcgaattagctagtttttctcttcttttttttccattgaattttgaattttaaagagtcgaaattgaagataaactatgtttcaaaattaaaattttttcgtgttttttcctcttttaaacagttcaattaagtgtttttttcatcatttattctctacaaaaaaacgtccgtaaaaggaaaaataatgcacgacggaatgacagacagaaatacccatttatatatatatacatacatacatacatatatatatatatatatatatatatatatatatatatatatatatatatatatatatatatatatacatatatatatatacatatatatatatatatatatatatatatatatatatatatatatatatatatatatatatatatatatatatatattaaaggtaaattgagcaaattggctatttctagccatttatttaagtgtgtatcaaactggtagcccttcgcattaatcagtacccaagaagtagctcttggtttcaaaaatgttggtgactcctgctctaagaaaaatgtttgttgtaaatacagttttaaaaaaaagaaaaagaaaaaaggcttctgctggagagacctgtgtctgctagctttagcgcccccatttctcccagtgtggcgagtcagattacTGCAGAGGCATTGAACAATATATCACCCCTATTTTGAGGCAGAGGTaattgctgcctcatggcctgccttttccccttGACATCAAGCACGCGCCCCCTCTCACGcacgctcaatacactttgtgtgtaaCCCTGGAGGCACcaactgtgtctgcctcacttctggtcCGCTGCGTTATTTTGAACGGGAAACacagaatttccgcgattttgaccatgaaaattatccaaatatacaggaaccacaacaAAATCAAATAGAAAGCCTAGACCAACagagaaatattcaaacttattgtattactctgttttttgaacatctcatagctaagccttttacccctcctggtggccaggtgaggcactgcctcacttgcctcccctgacagcacgtcactggacTGTAAGAAATGGGAAAATGGATTGAAGTCAAGTCTTTATTATTAGTTGCGTACTCGAATACCCGTGACTCAGCAAAAGCTGCGAGCTGAGCAAGTAAATATTTCATTTTTCGACCGTCACGTTTCTTATTATTTACCAATaaaacggccccacggcacattttaaaaatacgattgaaagatttttaaaacgtaaaaagtgatctAAAGGagaaaacgggtgaaatgtaacaagagaacgttgcaatgtttactctaataacactaAGCTGCCATGCacggtgtttctttctttaaaaaataatcatgaatcaaaatcaatgtcattatgaattattgacctattcaaggttccaattacgtcacgttaaattttccactttgacatatttttgaaggataatgttacatattttgtgtttgccatataaaaaactgagctgttttttttaaagaagggccaaaaagaacaaacaaaaaacataaacaacaataaaacttataattgacggatggatctgaagttgatctccagattattgtgttaaaagtaaacagtaaaaaaaagtatgtattattttttaactcTTCAATGAGTAAGACCCTTTTtagtataatttattttatttatttaatttaattttatttatttagtataaTTTTTAgtataattttagtgtgatttttttaagtgtcattgctaaaaaaataatcaatcaatgatgatattagttattgacttttttaaggctccaattattatataatctcaaatattccacttgaaaaaaatattgggtgataatattgcatattttgtgtttttttcaatcCAAACACAGggatttctttgacaaaaagagcatacaacttaaatctttgaaatcattatattgacagatggacctaatgttgatctggaaatttaaaacttgaataataataaaacaaaataatactgaataatgacacatttttaatattttttggaccaaaaccccttggggtccccgggatcaagctagagtggaggcctgaatgtatatttttttatacatatattgtatagttttttgttttgttttttttaaatgtcaaaatggctccaattgctttgatttttcagtctgcggccctaagtggaaaaagtttggacacccctgatgtaacacATCAAAGTGGCTGCTACGGCCTTTAATTTTGGTGGAAACATTTGGACTGCTCCGTTCTACATTAAACGCATGTAATCCCTAAATGGTTACATGCAATATTTTTGTCCCCATCCATCCACTTTAATTGAATCCtttgttgtcatttttttttttttcaaatccactGTACTGCTGCATTGAATAAATCATCAAACCTGTCAAAATATAATGAGtaatgtgtgtgtgcaagccTAGGCTGTACTGTACTGTCCTGGCAATGCGTCAGAACATTGTGAAACAGAACATACTTTGTTTATGTCCTCCCACACCACGACCACAACAAGGACTTCACCAAATCCACTTGACATCAAACAAGAGTTAAAGGcctctgaaatgagattttcttatttaaacggggatagcaggtccattctatgtgtcatacttgatcatttcacgatattgccatatttttgctgaaaggatttagtagagaacatcgacgagaaagttcgcaacttttggtcgctaataaaaaagccttgcctgtaccggaagtagcagacgatgtgcgtgtgacgtcactggttgtaaggctcctcacatcctcacattgtttaaaatcatagccaccaggagctagagcgattcggaccgagaaagcgaaaatttccccattaatttgagcgaggatgaaagatttgtggatgaggatagtgagagtgaaggactaaaaaaagggagagaaattcagatgttattagacacatttactaggataattctggaaaatcccttatctgcctattgtgttactagtgttttagtgagattatatagtacctgaaagtcggaagggtgtggccacaggtgtggtgaccgccagtgtctctgagggaggccacgcagctgcagcaggacgtaaactccgctgatgtctacggtaagaaccgacttattaccaccattttctcaccgaaatctgccggttgacatgtgttcagggtctatgttcgcttgaccgctctgttccatagcaaagcttccccttcgggaattttaaacaaggaaacaccgtgtgtttgtgtggctaaaggctaaagcttcccacctccatctttctactttgagttctccattgttaattgaacaaacagcaaaagattcagcaacacagatgtccagaatactgtgtaattatgcgattagagCAGACtctttatagcttggatcgggctggaaaaaaatgtccgctacaacccgacaCGTCAACAGGAtgcctcgcgggaaatttaaaattgcaatttagtaaactaaaccggccgtgtcggcatgtgttgcaatgttaatatttcatcattgatatataaactatcagactgtgtggtcggtagtggtgggttttagtaggcctttaatagaaaCATGAGAATAAAAACGATGGAGACTAAAAAGAGAGCCTCACACGAGATTGTCTGGGTAAATGCTTTATATGCAACTGTTGCTTGATCTTTGCAGACACTGTATAGAAAACACTTAGGTAACATTTGTCAAACATTTAAAGCAAGTCTGAGCTTCCAAACAGACTGGACAGAGTAATCAACAGTTTTCTCCCACTTGAACCTGCACACGTCTCTTGCGACCACATTCAGTCtcatccaacacacacacacacacacgcacacacacacacacacacacacacacgtatatatcaCTTCTATCAAACTCTCCACTTATGATTCACAGTAGGCTTTATAACACTGTTCCTTTATGGTACGATATATGTCAGCttgtttttaaaatttaaaatatcTATCAACATTTACTCTGTAATATTCGGGAACtgacatatttgtatttacataaGCTTATCAAGTGGGAATCCGACACAATGTGCACGTTCGTACAGTATTTAGAATTAGACGTATGGCTGAACATTTGTTGTAACTTAGCTGGAAGCCTCGTCTGGTTTGTAGGCTGCGTGTGGACCAGCACCGGTTCATCGTTCTTTTTGAAGAAAATCCCCCCAATCATCTGCCGACTATAGTACCGTTAGAAAAGAATAATCCCAGAAAGCTCCTAGATGGCGTGAGGAGATGTTGGGAGATGGTGTGTAGCATTTTGAACTCCTCATAATTTGGCAGATCGGATGTCCGTCGTTAGCTCGTGGTGGCGTGGCCCTCAAACTGGGCACGGTACCTTGCTTGTTTGAGGAATTTCTCGTCTCAAACCTATCACGCGACTACCATCGCCTCAACTATTCATCTGGCCTTTTTTCCCCGTTTTCTACGAAGGCTGTTTTGCACACAATCACATACAAACACGGAGATGGAACAGAATCCGGACACATTCATGGCCACACATACTAAATAGGACTTAGACCATGTGGGATGGAAATCGAGGCACGTAATCTGGCAGGCACCAATAAGCCTGGATTTTGGTATGTTTGAAACAGAAATTGGACATGAACGATTGGGATGTCCCAGAGCTGCCGGCCCGTTCAGAACATCTGAAATATCTACCCGGTACCTACGTTCTTCCGCTGCCTTACGCCTACTGAAGTACCTTTGTAGTTATTGATCTAAGTACCATCCACACCAGTAGATGTACTTGCAGGGAAATAATTTTTTGGAGAAGGTACCATAAGGTTTATGAAGTGCTTTCAATGTATAACCTTGTTTGTGTTGATCAAAGATGAAGGCATTCATGCACATAGAATCAATGCCGTCTCCAGAACTCTCGATTGGGGCCTCGAATAGTCAGACGCCGAGCACTGCTGGGTCCTGATAAAGGCTTTCTTAAGACAGGGGTCTGAAGAACAGGGATTGCATTCTGCTTGAAGAACTAAATACAAGTACCTCTGTTTGTGGATGTGGGAAATCGGAATGTAAATATCTAAGAAATGTCTTCAGGGTGGACTTTAAATTTGAAGTTGTACCATCAAGAAGAGAGTCTGCTATTGATGTCCATTGAGAAAGTAATAGGGGAGAATGAGAGAGAGCAGCTAATCTGACCGTCCTTCCCTTCACCCCTTGTCTTGCAAGAATGGGGATCAGGAGTTGTGATGATTGGCAGTTCAGCCGTCGTCCGGGGTGGAATCTTCAGGCGTAGACAACTCCTCAGCGAACTCATCTGACGAGCCGCTCTTATTGATGCGGCCGTCGCTGCGCATACTGTGGAAAGTCTTGCGGAAAGCCTCCATCATCGAGTGAGCAAGCTTCTTCGCCTCCAGCTTGCTCTCGCACTCCACCGCGTGGCAGTGCATCTGGAAGGACAGGTCGTCGTTGATCTCCCGGTAGATCCAGGCAAATACGTTGGGTCGGACGCTATGGTCGGCTGTGCAGTACGCGATCCTTGCCACCTGGTAGGTGTCCATGGTTACTGAGGCCTCTGCTTGCCCGTCCAGGTGGTGGAGACGTACCTGGAAGGGTCGTATCTCCAGCAAAGAACCGCCCGATGGACCCGTACCCTGCTGCTGAGCAAGGCCACGGTGCTCCACCAGACCAACCACCGCTGACTCTGTGCAGCCGGACAGGAAGTTGGTCCCAGAAACCGTCACCTTGCCCAGGTAGGTCACCTGCAAGAAATGACAAAACAATTTCTAAGACTGATAATGTCTGTGAAGGAAGATTATTCCAATCAGATGGAGTTTGAACATTTTTCTTTGTCTTTCAAAGAAACAAGACCCAGTGAAAAGGATTTTGGATTAAACCAATGACCGACTCGTACACGAGCCAATGTCAAGTTGTGAATGGACAGCTCAAGACAAGTCCGGACATGATATTGTCCAAAATACTGAGAGGTTTGAGGATACAGTCAGTGGTGTTTTAGTAAACAACATCAGCATAATCAGGTACATGAAGTAACTGTGGGTAAATGATtatttttctacaaaccccgtttccacatgagttgggaaattgtgttagatgtaaatataaacggaatacaatgatttgcaaatcattttcaacccatattcagttgaatatgctacaaagacaacatatttgatgttgaaactgataaacagttgttttttttttgcaaataatcattaactttagaatttgatgccagcaacacaggacaaagaagttgggaagggtggcaacaaatactgataaagttgaggaatgctcatcaaacacttatttcgaatatcccacaggtgtgcaggctaattgggaacagttgggtgccatgattgggtataaaaacagcgtcccaaaaaatgctcaatctttcacaagaaaggatggggcgaggtacacctctttgtccacaactgtgtgagcaaatagtcaaacagtttaagaacaacgtttctcaaagtgcagttgcaagaaatttaaggatttcaacatctatggtccataatattatcaaaaggttcagagaatcgtgagaaatcactccacttaagcggcatggccggaaaccaacattggaatgaccgtgacctttgatccctcagacggcactgtatcaaataccgacatcaatctttaaaggatatcaccacatgggctcaggaacacttcagaaaaccactgtcactaaatacagtctgtcgctacatctataagtgcaagttaaagctctactatgcaaagtgaaagccattcatcaacaacatccagaaacgccgccggcttctctgggcccgagatcatctaagatggactgatg is part of the Nerophis ophidion isolate RoL-2023_Sa linkage group LG13, RoL_Noph_v1.0, whole genome shotgun sequence genome and harbors:
- the pid1 gene encoding PTB-containing, cubilin and LRP1-interacting protein is translated as MWQPASERLQHFQSMLKTKLNVLTLRKEPLPTVIFHEPEAIELCSTTPLTKSRTHAGYKVTYLGKVTVSGTNFLSGCTESAVVGLVEHRGLAQQQGTGPSGGSLLEIRPFQVRLHHLDGQAEASVTMDTYQVARIAYCTADHSVRPNVFAWIYREINDDLSFQMHCHAVECESKLEAKKLAHSMMEAFRKTFHSMRSDGRINKSGSSDEFAEELSTPEDSTPDDG